The Ptychodera flava strain L36383 chromosome 7, AS_Pfla_20210202, whole genome shotgun sequence DNA window GCTCGATCACGAAAGCAAAGAGTGCTGTGTAGGCCGACCAAATGGATTGTTACCACTCGGAGAACGAGCTGTCCAAAGTGGTTGGTCGCGGGGTCGCGGCCTGCATATCGCACCATATCAATGATGGTCACATCATGACCCGGAAGTACAATCGCAATAAACAAACCACGTAGCCGTTCGTCAGTTTTGCTGCTTGTGGAGTGCTCGTCGCGAAGCCTTTACAGTCATACTGAGTCACAGGCgcacggcgaattttaaaatcacttgtctataattttaatgttgaaacatgcgtTTAATTAATAACGAtgcaaacggaaatcatgcCGGCAGCTTTTGACTCACAGTGAACGGCTGTGGCCTCTCCGGCTGTCTTGTATTGTGTAGTGTATGGTAACAATAACACTCACAGTAGCTCTGcatagcagggctgtgtgttaccggcgttatactggttatacggcctcccaccacgcTGGTAACACCCCCGCAGAGCTATAGTGACAGTAGAGCTGAGCGGCCACAGTCGTGCGCTGGGATAGGCGCTGTTCACTGGATGTCTCAAAACCTGCCCgcatgatttccgtttgcatagttattaacaaaatgcatgttcaaacattaaaattacagacaagtgattttaaaatacgCCTGTGACGCGCACTGAACATTTCTGTATGGTCTCACATACCTCTGATATACGCACTGTGCGAGATATCGGCGGGGGTTAAGTAGGGGGAATAATCCTGATATTTTCATGGGGATGGTGCCAAAGTTGAAAATACCTATCCATGTATATTCCAAAACATGATCCATTGTTAGATAATTTTCTGTATAAATTTGGGGAATTTTTATCCATATGGGGATATTTCCTTTGTTATCAACCTATTTTTAGGGCTTTTAGGCTATTGGATGAAAAATCAACCCATGTTTGAGGATTTGTTCTTCAAAAACGTGTCTCACGTAGGCAGCATATACCTTTCTGTGATATACATAGACGTCATTTACATTATCATccctaaaaataaaatgacGTTTGTAATTAATCCTACATGTTTTAGTATCTGCGCAAAATGATAAACGTTTATCCACAATTGTCCTCTGCCATTGTGAATACTAAATGTTCAATATAAATACAGTTTTAACTTGACATGTCTAGTCTTGTGTGCCTTGTATTATGTTCCTAGGTTAATTCCTTTTTCTACACTTTTGACATTATCCATACCTGCCCGACTGAATTATTACACTATATCACAgtccgtggatagagggactgtgactatATGCATAAAATTCTCATTCAAACTGACGTATGAACTTCAATGCAGTTGCAACAGGGGTCATAAACTGCACGTCACAAGTGTCTTGCATTTCTTACTTTCACTGAAGTAACGAAGTCTTACAGCATTGTCTCAATGGCTTCTGATTTGCGAGTTTACTGTGTAAAATGTGACAGTGGAACCTGACTTTATTAATTGCTGATTGCATAGTCAACCTTGTCGTGTTGACTTTACACCGGGTTTGCAGAAATgccaaattttaatttgatcGAACTCGTCACAGCTGTTCATTCGATGGCactattgtttgtttgtcatgttGTTCGACTCCACCATTGTCTGTGCATGTCGAGGTCCTTATTCGTGAGATATTTTAGAAAGTTTATATCTAATTTGATCACTTAGTAATGCCCGTAGAATTAGTAGTACGGCCTTTGAGTGAAAAGTGAAAGTACCGGCAGTCGACCCTGCAGTTCCCACAGCAGTAAGAGAGAGTTTGAAAATTGAACACGATTTGAACATATATGCTCTATAGCCACTAAAAGGTGAGTACGATTCTATGATCAGATAGTTGGAAACGTAAATGACAATATTGCGTTTTAATAGTAGCTTGTTATGTTGTTCGAAACTCAGCCGTAGGAACGCTTTCAAACTCACTTTTAGGTTGTATTTGTTAATGCAATGGATGTGAGAGCTTGGCGGAGAGAAAACCGACCTCAGCACCGAAGTATTCCGAATAAATATCGAAACCTACATTACACACTCTTTTGCAGAATTTTAGTATTTGTTTATTCTATCAAAACTCTTTGTATGGTAGTTTGGTGCAAACATATAGAAGGTCCTTAggttacatgtatattattgTGTAGCATATAGCAAAGACAAAACAAGTATAGCACATACAAAACTTCGCATAGTCTGCCCCGGATATTTTCTGAATTGTTACCCCATCCTTATGGTTTTATGATGTTCACGTTTCGTAAACCAAGTCACCATGGTTGGCAAGTCGTTTGAGGCGCGATAGCGATAAGCGGAAAATAACCAGCGTCAGACCTCAAAAGATGATTGAGCGATACAACAACATTTGCGCATTAGAACTGTTCCAATAAAATGATTGATCATCGCATGTACGTCTAATGCAGTTTAAACAGGCTAAATCTGTCGGCGAAAATATAAGAAATAATCCAAAGATATATTGCCTTTTCTAACTCTCGCAAACTTAACAGACTATTATTCAGCAAATCATTATCAATTTTCaacgaaatgaaaatatgaataatttttttttcaaaaaatctagctacatctgtatatttatagacgtagacgtttgataattaattttaatatacttgataagactagggtggtaacaagtgcatgtgtgtgcaaggaatttgattttgtaattCCACCGAAATGTTGAGCCACTATACAgtggagtctatgaggaaactatgaataactttttcccaatacaaaactagctaactCTGTGcctttataaatgtttgacaattgatataaatgtacttgattcaaatagggtgtttgaaagttaGATGTAGATAACAAATATgacattggaatttcacccaaaaatattAATTCACTTCTCATGGTAGTCTACAGAGTATACAATAAGGTATTTTCACACCAACATATTCGCTCTATATGTGaatttatatgtatatgtcgtaaaatattgatgttaaAGCTGTAATAAGTTCCTTGacaaacaatatttattttatttttatttattttattttattttatttgatacacagatcaacgggcaaacccactaacagatctgcgaaacaaaaaagtcacacaatcacaagacaaatgtacaagacaaccataaaagtagcacgatacattaaattgaaaaaaaaacatacacgaatcaaaaaggagaactgttaaaatgactggatgaaatagttttaaaactatacagcgtagaaaaaatatctatattacatttaaaagagatatcattaaaaacagacatgcatctgggcactgtcgagaattttctgcaattaacagaacacGAGTCTGGTTTAAAAAGTATAATAGTGCTCTATGTACATTTATAAACGAAGGTAAATATTACAGCTtttgtcccttttgattttgaaaagccaaTTGTAGCTGACAAAATATTGTGATTTGTGATCTCTTTTTCATCGAATTACTTGAAACCTCGCATAAAAGTGAACATCTGTAAAgattaaaaagtattctttgaaagttcgaaaggtcaaatgagaaattatatatGGACTGTGTCACGCAGAgggagggtcactatttttgagcaTGAAAGTTGGGAGGatcactctttttcttgcaaacaattttgaagggtcactatttttttgcGCGGCGACATTctgaaaaacaccggccctccccctctgtaatttttgtccagtccctaaagGGCGACAGCTACCACATGAGTCGAAGAAACCAACGTCAGTGGCTCAATCCAGGGATTTAAATGTCAATTTATCAACATTCAGTTGATCTGGCGACCATTATACGTTGCAATCGAGTACGGAAATTCTGTCAATCATATCACTATTATGTGATATCATATCGTGGAATAACTAGTATTGCACATTTACAAATGAACATTCATTGAATGTGGAGGATAACtgtaaatagatagatagatagatagatagatagatagatagatagatagatagatagatagatagatagatagatagatagatagatagatgaatcAGATAGCTTGATGTATTAGATAGACAATTTTGTCTTGTCAGCTTTAAACCTACATAAAAAACTCTCTTTGTAGATCACAATATCGTAATAAAGAAATACATCGCACAACATTGAAAATCAACCACATCTTTTTTCTTCGACATCTTGTCTAGATGTTATTGGTGACGTAGGCGTCTATGAGAACCAGTCCACATCAACTGTCAAGTTGCGTCGCCACTCCATCTGTGTACGTGTGGAAGGATTTCGTATATTGTTCGGCGTTGTTCAGAGAAACAAAGTCACTGATACATACTTCAGTCATAGAGACAAATCAGTTTGTAGCAAACGACATTATTGAATATGATTATAACTTCCTAAAATAAGGGAAGGGATTGTACATAAAAGAAAAATCTTTGACATTGCAACATGACAATGGCATTCTGTATGAGCTTCCTCAGTAGGATCAGCCGTTTGAAGACTTTCGAGTCTGACATTATGGAAACGTCACTCAAACGATGCCTGAACTCATTTGATTTAACTCTCCTTGGCGTCGGAGGAATGGTTGGTGCTGGTCTTTACATCCTCACCGGAACAGTTGCAAAGGAGATAGCTGGTCCCGCCGTTTTCATCTCGTTTATTATCGCGGGATTTGCTTCCCTTCTCGCTGCTCTATGTTACGCTGAGTTTGGAGCGAGGATTCCTAAAGCAGGTTCTGCATACGTGTATACCTACGTTACAATAGGGGAAATGTGGGCGTTTTTGATCGGCTGGAACATTATATTGGAACACTTAATTGCATCGGCATCTGTTGCGCGTGCATGGAGTGGTTACTTTGATGGATTGCTGAATAACAGAATTCGAAACTTTACGTACACGCACGTAACTGGAGGTCCGTTCCATATACAATTTCTCGCACCGTACCCCGACTTCCTTGCTGCAGGCTTGGTTTTCGTTGCGACGGCGTGTATTGCACTGGGAGCAAAGTTTTCAGCCAGGTTGAACACGGTGTTAGCGTTATTCAACTTGACTGTTGTGGCCGTCGTACTGTGCGTGGGATTCTATCTTGCAGATATCCGTAACTGGGAGTCTGATGGTGGCTTCACCCCTTTTGGTGTTTCTGGTATAATATCGGGCGCTGCCACTTGCTTTTACGCATACGTGGGCTTTGATATTATAGCTACATCAGGGGAAGAGGTCAAGGACCCAGCTCGTAGTATTCCCATAGCCCTTATAGTGTCAATGACCGtagtgagtttatcgtatattGGTGTATCTATGACCCTTACCTTAATGGTACCTTACTACGCCATAAAGCCAGAGTCTGCATTTCCGGATGCTTTTCTGAAGCATCACATACCTTGGGCTCAGTATATCGTCGGTGTAGGCGCCCTGTTAGCTATGACAGCGGCCCTCTTGTCTCACTTGTTTGCCATTCCTCGTAGCATTTATGCCATGGCAAACGATGGGTTACTGTTCTCATTTTTAGCCAAAGTAAATTCCATAACACAGGTTCCCGTCTTCGCTACATTTATCTCCGGTATCTTTACTGGCGTCTTGGCTGCCATCTTCGATTTGCATGCACTTGTTGAGTTTCTGTCTATTGGTACTCTTGTTGCGTACACCATAGTGGCAGCAAGCGTTATCGTTCAGCGGTACCAACCACACTTTATGAGAATTTGTACTTCTCCAGATGGGGATTGTGACCAGAGCGATCTTTCTGACCCTTTTCAAAACGAACAAAACCAACAAGACGACCAAAACTGCGGTAATTCAGCAACCGAAAACGTAGATAGTCGTGATTTCGGGAAGTTGAAGAAGAGATTTAAAAACCTGCGGTTTCTAGCCTCCGTCGCTCCCGGATCACTCACAACATTTGCAACGCTGATGATGGGGATATTCATGCTGGCCTTTGCGGCACTTATAACCCATGAAAGCCACGCTGTGAGCTCAGGA harbors:
- the LOC139136944 gene encoding cationic amino acid transporter 4-like, coding for MTMAFCMSFLSRISRLKTFESDIMETSLKRCLNSFDLTLLGVGGMVGAGLYILTGTVAKEIAGPAVFISFIIAGFASLLAALCYAEFGARIPKAGSAYVYTYVTIGEMWAFLIGWNIILEHLIASASVARAWSGYFDGLLNNRIRNFTYTHVTGGPFHIQFLAPYPDFLAAGLVFVATACIALGAKFSARLNTVLALFNLTVVAVVLCVGFYLADIRNWESDGGFTPFGVSGIISGAATCFYAYVGFDIIATSGEEVKDPARSIPIALIVSMTVVSLSYIGVSMTLTLMVPYYAIKPESAFPDAFLKHHIPWAQYIVGVGALLAMTAALLSHLFAIPRSIYAMANDGLLFSFLAKVNSITQVPVFATFISGIFTGVLAAIFDLHALVEFLSIGTLVAYTIVAASVIVQRYQPHFMRICTSPDGDCDQSDLSDPFQNEQNQQDDQNCGNSATENVDSRDFGKLKKRFKNLRFLASVAPGSLTTFATLMMGIFMLAFAALITHESHAVSSGEPWVILLVILFALMVVTWFTLICMHNQNTTASTFKVPFVPFVPALSMFCNSVLIMNLSYRTWIRFAIWITIGMVIYFTYGIRESKEERRWAAEHNPELQQFFVSRDVRYTTEATRELQRPHNPPNRHGDGIRSEKNDANSILLSEYRNDVTEAGALRTCTNLND